The Fulvivirga maritima genome segment AACTTATGAATTCAGCTCCTTGATCAACTAATGGCTTAGCCTTTTCTTCTGTACGGTTATACACCCACAAATCATGACTAGCATTTAATATTTTTTCTGACATGGGTACTCCCATTTTCCCCAATCCGATCCATCCTATTTTCATATTGACTTTTTATTTTTTTAACATAAGTGAGTTCAATAGGTTACAGCTCCATAGCCATTTGAATGTTAGCTCGTTCGTACGGAGTATTACGACCAGCTACTTTTTTAAAGCCAAGCTTTTCATATAAAGAAATGGCCGCTTTTAAAGTGGTATTACTTTCCAGATACAAATTAGAGCTTCCGAGCGACTTAGCCCTTTCTTTAATGGCGTTACCCAAAATAAACCCAAGTCCTTTGCCTTGAGCTTTTGGAGACACCGCCATTTTTGCTAATTCGTACTCATAAGTATCGTCATTCATCTTCACCAGTGCACATACGCCAAGAGGCTCTCCTTTATACAGCGCTACTAAAATAGCACCTCCATTGGCAATTATATAGCCCTCCGGATCTTCCAGGCTTTTAATATCTTGTGTTTCTAATCTGAAATATCGAGAAATCCATTCTTCATTTAATGCCTTGAATGCTTCTCTGTACTTAGGCTGATAATCTACAACCTCCACTTCTTTACTTTCTCGTAACTTCTTTTGCTCCAGAACTCGCCTTAACAAAGGCTTCTGCCCCAGCAAATATTCCCATTCCTCAATAGCATGCCACAAGTTGTTCTGAGTTTGAGACATGATATCTTCTACAGCATTATTTACATCTTCTAACTGACTTTTAAGCTTTTCATTAATCTCAATAGCCTTTTTTGAAAGAGAAACCACATTTCTACGTCCATCAGATTCGTCCTTTTCTTCCTTTATAAGCCCTGCCTTGCACATTTCTCTTACTATTTTACTTACTGAAGGGTGCGAATGCCCTATTTCCTTAGAAATACCGGTAATAGATTTGGCCTCTCCCTTAGAAAGGATATAAAAAACAGGAAACCACTTAGGCTGTAAGTCTATACCATACAACTGATACACTTCAGCCGCATCAGTAGTAATTTTCTCGGTTAATAATCTTAACCTACTACCAATAGCCATTTTTCCGACTTCATTAAAAAACTCCATATAATTTCAATTACGTAACCAGTTACGCAAATATAATTATAATTTGAAATTATCAG includes the following:
- a CDS encoding bifunctional helix-turn-helix transcriptional regulator/GNAT family N-acetyltransferase, producing MEFFNEVGKMAIGSRLRLLTEKITTDAAEVYQLYGIDLQPKWFPVFYILSKGEAKSITGISKEIGHSHPSVSKIVREMCKAGLIKEEKDESDGRRNVVSLSKKAIEINEKLKSQLEDVNNAVEDIMSQTQNNLWHAIEEWEYLLGQKPLLRRVLEQKKLRESKEVEVVDYQPKYREAFKALNEEWISRYFRLETQDIKSLEDPEGYIIANGGAILVALYKGEPLGVCALVKMNDDTYEYELAKMAVSPKAQGKGLGFILGNAIKERAKSLGSSNLYLESNTTLKAAISLYEKLGFKKVAGRNTPYERANIQMAMEL